A DNA window from Gillisia sp. Hel1_33_143 contains the following coding sequences:
- a CDS encoding pirin family protein, producing the protein MRSIKKIHSADCRSIADLITYSPMPTRDLEMIDPFLFINHHGPQTFGALNNGLPFGPHPHRGMETVTFIIAGDIAHKDSDGNESVIFSGGIQWMTAGSGLIYTELSSDDFKKFGGDLEILQLWINLPAALKMTPPQYKGLQEDKIPVLSLDEGKVKAKLVSGKFEDHDAAFKTLTNINLRTFSIKRSGILKLNISVENNILFYLMRGELRVNGSLVTDRQLVDFENDETQLLIEATEDCLLLFGDAKPFNEPVVARGPFVMNSLEEIDQAYTDFQNGKLGSWH; encoded by the coding sequence ATGAGATCTATCAAAAAAATTCATTCTGCAGATTGCCGTTCCATAGCAGATTTAATTACCTACTCCCCTATGCCAACGAGAGATCTGGAAATGATAGATCCCTTTTTATTTATAAATCATCATGGGCCGCAAACCTTTGGCGCTTTAAATAATGGATTACCCTTTGGTCCTCATCCTCATAGAGGTATGGAGACCGTTACTTTTATAATTGCAGGAGATATTGCCCATAAAGACTCTGATGGCAATGAGAGCGTAATTTTTAGCGGAGGAATACAATGGATGACTGCCGGCAGCGGACTTATATATACAGAATTATCTTCTGATGATTTTAAGAAGTTTGGAGGAGATTTGGAGATATTGCAATTATGGATTAATCTACCTGCCGCATTAAAAATGACACCACCACAATATAAAGGCTTGCAAGAAGATAAGATACCTGTGCTCTCTCTAGATGAAGGCAAAGTTAAAGCTAAACTTGTTTCTGGTAAATTTGAAGATCACGATGCCGCCTTCAAAACTTTAACTAATATCAATTTAAGAACATTTAGCATTAAAAGATCTGGAATTTTAAAACTGAATATTTCAGTAGAAAATAATATCCTATTCTATTTGATGCGTGGAGAACTAAGAGTTAATGGAAGTTTGGTTACAGACCGTCAGTTGGTAGATTTTGAAAATGATGAAACTCAATTATTAATTGAAGCAACAGAAGATTGTTTGCTACTCTTTGGTGACGCTAAACCATTTAACGAACCCGTGGTTGCCCGCGGGCCGTTTGTAATGAACTCTCTGGAAGAAATAGACCAAGCATACACAGATTTTCAAAATGGAAAACTAGGTAGCTGGCATTGA